DNA sequence from the Bufo bufo chromosome 3, aBufBuf1.1, whole genome shotgun sequence genome:
acttgcatgaacttgattccatgtggggtcaaggacctcatcatcctccacatcatcttccacccagtcttcacccctgccctccttgtcggtctgcacactttcgaaagccacagcagttggcacctgtattttgtcatcatccgagacatgctgcggtggtcctcccatgtgctCATATTGAAACATAAgtgtttgggcatcagtgcactcaatctcttccacttctggggcagggctaggtggatggccctgggaaaccctgctagcagagtcatcaaaaagcagaagagtctgctgcatgacttggggctcagactgcttggctgatttgcaagggggtgaggtgaaagactgatggacatgggctgcaggtgccaactctgatctttcagcagtagactgggtgggagacaatgtaaaggaactggaggcactgtcagcaacccaatctactatcgcatgtacttgttctggcctcaccattcgtaaagccgcattaggcctgaccaaataatgctgaaggttctgtcacctactcgcacctgaggaaggtgtttcacttgtgcgtgtagctggcacagatcgaccacgtcctctccctgcaacaggagctccaccagcagcaccacgaccgggtgctcctctcctcattctctgcaaATTTAGGATTGTTTTTGTTACTAATAGAATATAAGAGTGGTACGTAAAGCTTCTATTTCACCCTAAAAAAGGCTGCAAAATGCCAAAACttagtgttttggcaaaaaaaagttgtAATTTTAATAAGAAAATAGAACTGGAGTATCTACGGCCTTTCTGTCAATCTGTAATATGCAGAAAAATGCCAAATttgagtgttttggcaaaaaaaagctgTGATTTTACTAACTGGAGTATCTACAgtctttctgtcacactgtaatatgctgaaaaatgccaAATTTGAGTGTTTTGGCAAATAATGCTGTAATTTTACTCAGACAATGTAACTGGAGTATCTAACGCCTTTCTggagttttggcaaaaaaaagctgtaattttactcagacattgtaactggagtatctacggcctttctgtctcactgtaatatgctgataaatgccaaaattgagtgttttggcaaaaaaagctgtaattttatTAAGAAAATAGAATTGGAGTATCTacggcctttctgtcacactgtaatatgctgaaaaaaGCCAAATTTGAGTGTTTTGGCAAAAGAAGATGTAATTTTACTCAGACAATGTAACTGGAGTacggcctttctgtcacactgtaatatgctgaaaaatgccaaatttgagtgttttgtaaaaaaaaagctgtaattttactcagacaatgtaactggagtatctacagcctttctgtcacactgtaatatgcagaaaaataccaaatttttgtGTTTTGGcaaatattgctgtaattttactcagacaatgtaactggagtatgtaatgcctttctgtcacactgtaatatgcagaaaaatggcaaatttgagtgttttggcaaaaaaagctgtaattttactaAGAAAATAGAACTAGAGTATCTACGGCCTTTCtttcacactgtaatatgctgaatAAAGCCAAATttgagtgttttggcaaaaaaagatgTAATTTTACTCAGACAATATAACTGGAGTATCTAacgcctttctgtcacactgtaatatgctgaaaaatgccaaatttaaggagttttggaaaaaaaaagctgtaattttactcagacattgtaactggagtatctacggcctttctgtctcactgtaatatgctgaaaaatgccaaatttttgtgttttggcaaaaaaaagctataattttactcagacaatgtaactggagtatctatagcatttctgtcacactgtaatatgctgaaaaatgccaAATTTTAGTGTTTTGGCAAATAATGCTGTAATTTTACTCAGACAATGTAACTGGAGTATCTACAgtctttctgtcacactgtaatatgctgaaaaatgccaAATTTGAGTGTTTTGGCAAATAATGCTGAAATTTTACTCAGACAATGTAACTGGAGTATCTAACACCTTTCTGCCACATTGTAATATGCTGATAAATACCAAAATTTagagttttggcaaaaaaagctgtaattttacttagaaaatagaactggagtatctacggcctttctgtcacattgtaatatgctgaaaaaagcaaaatattagtgttttggcaaaaaaatatgtaattttaCTTAGACAATGTAACTGGATTATCTGcagcctttctgtcacactgtaatatgctgaaatcgctgtagatcgctgagttcaacaaGCATTGTTCTGAATTCGGAATAGAGAATCTTTCCTACTCTGTCCCTAaaagcaccagcagcatccttTCCCTGCGCTAATAGGAGCTGATGTGAcgcgcggcgctacgtgactcagccttatatagaggctgggtcacatgctgcactggccaatcacagccatgccattagtagtcatggctgtgatggcttctaagggcacagagttaaacgcttgttgattggctgctctgcagcctttcaaaaaggacCTACGCtctctggactttgtgtggctgtcatggcccataacaggtaggaactagtgttagggaccactcatggaggcgaccttgacgcggtgagtggcttattacgctttggccaaaatgtacaccaatgccccattcaacatccagcatagaggcagggcagagtgctggttgcagagtgcgattgcatttatgtttttgcgtttgtatctgtatttcgccatagcaatgtgcacctgcatacagggttgtgctggctgaatcccccacatttttctctttgtagtatatattggaggcgtggcgatctccaagcagccatgcacacctgaccagttagtcttccctggaggctggttttaaagtcagtataaaactgagtctgcttatatagcacctaccagtagccatttggctccaggagaagtatttagtgggctcagcatgcatgttggtacttgcatccctggatccgatgaaagctgtaatggcaccggacggggttaaaagcagagtgtgcttggcgtgcatgctgtacctacgctctctggactttgtgtggctgtcatggcccataacaggtaggaactagtgttagggaccactcatggaggcgaccttgacgcggtgagtggcttattacgctttggccaaaatgtacaccaattccccattcaacatccagcatagaggcagggcagagtgctggttgcagagtgcgattgcatttatgtttttgcgtttgtatctgtatttcgccatagcaatgtgcacctgcacacagggttgtgctggctgaatcccccacatttttctcTATGTCACAGTATATGTTGGCATTGATGGTTCCTTTAataaactgtagctccccacagacggcagaactcatgcagccccaaaccatgacactaccaccaccatgctagactgtaggcaagacacacttgtctttgtactcctcacctggttgctgccACACACGCTTAACACCATTTGAACCAAATACAGgtccttttcaaaaaattagcatattgtgataaagttcattattttctgtaatgtactgataaacattagactttcatatattttagattcattacacacaactgaagtagttcaagccttttcttgttttaatattaatgattttggcatacagctcatgaaaaccccaaattcctatctcaaaaaattagcatatcatgaaaaggttctctaaacgagctattaacctaatcatctgaatcaactaattaactctaaacacctgcaaaagattcctgaggcttttaaaaactcccagcctggttcattactcaaaaccgcaatcatgggtaagactgccgacctgactgctgtccagaaggccatcattgacaccctcaagcaagagagtaagacacagaaagaaatttctgaaagaataggctgttcccagagtgctgtatcaaggcacctcagtgggaagtctgtgggaaggaaaaagtgtggcagaaaacgctgcacaacgagaagaggtgaccggaccctgaggaagattgtggagaaggaccgattccagaccttgggggacctgcggaagcagtggactgagtctggagtagaaacatccagagccaccgtgtacaggcgtgtgcaggaaataggCTACagctgccgcattccccaggtcaagccacttttgaaccagaaacagcggcagaagcgcctgacctgggctacagagaagcagcactggactgttgctcgtcattcggaaatcaaggtgccagagtctggaggaagactggggagagggaaatgccaaaatgcctgaagtccagtgtcaagtacccacagtcagtgatggtctggggtgccatgtcagctgctggtgttggtccactgtgttttatcaagggcagggtcaatgcagctagctatcaggagattttggagcacttcatgcttccatctgctgaaaagctttatggagatgaagatttcatttttcagcacgacctggcacctgctcacagtgccaaaaccactggtaaatggtttactgaccatggtattactgtgctcaattggcctgccaactctcctgacctgaaccccatagagaatctgtgggatattgggaagagaaagttgagatacgcaagacccaacactctggatgagcttaaggccgctatcgaagcatcctgggcctccataacacctcagcagtgccacaggctgattgcctccatgccacgccgcattgaagcagtcatttctgcaaaaggattcccgaccaagtattgagtgcataactgaacttaattatttgaggttgactttttttgtattaaaaacacttttcttttattggtcggatgaaatatgctaattttttgagataggaattttgggttttcatgagctgtatgccaaaatcatcaatattaaaacaagaaaaggcttgaactacttcagttgtgtgcaatgaatctaaaatatatgaaagtctaatgtttatcagtacattacagaaaataatgaactttatcacaatatgctaattttttgaaaaggacCTGTATGTTTATCTTCGCTTTCTTGTGCTTTATCTTCCTTCAGGGACAACAGCCATGCACTTGGTGCATCCACTTGGTGCAGTGTGCGGCATATGATCTCAGCACTGACAGGATGACCCCCAACCCCCTTTAACCTCTGTAGCAATGCTTGCAGTactcatacgtctattttgaagacaacctctggatatgacactgagcatgtgcactcaacttctttggtcgaccatggcgaggcctgttctgagtggaacctgtcttgttaaaccgctgtatggtcttggccactcggctgcagctgcagtttcagggtgttggcaaccttcttatagcctaggcttgTGATGGCTAACTTCCAGCAGTCCAGCTGtggtagaactacaactcccaagatgcaaacttgcttagctgttctcaaacctccatagaaatgaatggagcatgttgggagtcgtagtttcaccacagctggagcgccggaggttagccaccactggcctaggccatctttatttagagcaacaattctttttttcagatccttggAGAGATTTTTgctatgaggtgccatgttgaacttccagtgaccagtatgagagagtatgAGTGTGATAACAGCATATTTAAcagacctgctccccattcacacctgctcCCTTGTAACAcaaacgagtcacatgacaccggcgAAGGAAAatagctaattgggcacaatttggccatttttacttaggggtgtactcacttttttgCCAGTCATTTAgatattaatggctgtgtgttgagttattttgagggcacacgaaacttacactgttatacaagctgtacactgactactttatatTGTATCAAACTGTCATATCCTCAGTGTTGTCCTATGAAAATACATAAtacaatatttacaaaaatgtgaggggtgaacTCACTTTTATTAGAtactgtatttattaatgatcttgtagaaggcttgcacagtaaaatatcaatttttgcagatgacactaaactatgtaaagtaattacatggaaaaggacagtatactgctacagaggcttgggcagagaagtggcagatgaggtttaacactgagaaatgtaaagttatgcacatgggaaggaataatgcaagtcacccgtacatactaaatggtcaaacactgggtaacactgacatggaaaaggacctagggatTTTAGTGGactgcaaactaagctgtagaaaatagtgtcaggcagctgctgccaaggccaataaggtaatggggtgcatcaaaagtggcatagatgcccgtgatgagaacatagttctaccactttacaaatcactggtctgggctcctgtgaacaagacagacatagcagagctggagagggttcagaggagggcaactaaagtaataactggaatgggtggactacggtacccagaaagatgatcaaaattagggttattctggagtgtaataatattacaggttatagttactagagatgggtcgttgatccagggagttattccgattgcccgattggagtcgggaaggagttttttttttccccttaagtggggaaaattggcttctacctcagagatgtttttttgccttcctctggatcaacttgcaggataacaggccgaactggatggacagatgtcttttttcggccttataaactatgttactgtgtAATTAGCAGAGCATCATAAGGTCCATCCATATCACTAGATGACTTTAACTATGTGGTTAGCAACCTGGAGGTAAACACCTACAAAAGCTGGTACCACTGGGATCATAAACCTTGTTATTTAGCTATAGGTTTCACTCAGTGTAACCTCACTATAAAGTATTTATTTAGTCAATAGAAATCCATTCAGAAATGCGTCAGAGGGGAAAACATCAGGACTGAAGAATAATTCTTGGGGAAGTactattgtcatgccctgctctgactatgtgcggaggtccaccagaatagcagcacgtgtttagtttcgttttgttttggagtcgtgctgaacctgcctcccatcaggtgcactgggtggggtcattggtttaaatatttattaaaggagaaaataaatttgcaaagtaaaagacattggtgtgccgtggattatctctacacattggtttaaatatcactctagtccagtgttctgagcgggttatagaaatcagtctggccttggaagcaaggaaggaaggttgtctgttccagctcagaaaagataaatgtggtttcagtttttgtttattgctgtctaggttgtgtttgtgtcatctttcccatccaggttctgtgcgagaaggctgctccttttccccttttcaccatctcagggaatctagggtgttttagcccaggcacgaggacacatcattcctaccttcttaatgtgggctgagcagtgcagggaaagaggtcagggtttagctaggaggtgacccttcccctgcttctcgcctagagcctggttgttggtttatctgtgtgtctgagttccccaTCCGACGTGGCAACTATACAATGATGAGTATAAAGAAACAATTTACATGGCTTTGTCCCCTCTCCTAGAATACAAATTCATTTACTTGTTGTGTAGTTATGTGCTAGAAGTGAGCAGGTTTTGCTGTATTTCTTAGggaaataaatacaaaatgaCATCATGTGACACAATAAACCAAAATTGTAGAACATTTTACATCCATACTAGTATAGAGTAAATTTCTACTGTTGAATACTAACCTGTGTGAGTTAACAATCTCCTTTTCCACACTGTTAACACGCGACTTAATCTTAGAATCAGAAACGTCACTTGTTGCTTCtagtaaaacaacaaaaaaataaaaatattttaatatatattttaagaGTACAGTCTTGCAAGAACATAGTGGGGCAAATTTATTATGAGGAGTCTTGCAGGAGTCTGTACTGCTATAATTTGGgataaatttatcaaatgtcacacaaTGTAAATTTGATGTATCTTGAAGTATAAGgtcactttcacacagtcagtgtttagtCATTGTTTTCATCAGTAATTgtgagactaaggcctctttcacactaccgtatggctatttcagtgttttgtggtccgtttttcacggatccgttgttccgtttttttgtttccgttgtgtttccgtttccgttccgtttttccatatggcatatacagtatacagtaattacatagaaaaaattgggttgggcataacattttcaatagatggatccgcaaaaacggaacggatacggaagacatacggacgcatttccgtatgtgttccttttttttgtggacccattgacttgaatggagccacggaacgtgatttgcgggcaataataggacatgttctatctttcaatggaacggaaaaatggaaataccgaaacggaatgcatacggagtacattctgtttttttgcggaaccattgaaataaatggtccacaaaacggcccacaaaacgaaaaaaataaacggtagtgtgaaagaggcctaaagcaggtGCGAGTCAAAACAAAGAatagcagatctttccattatccattatctctgtgtagccttcACTTCTGGTTGTgactcacagtcactgatggaaatcacttatCAAACACTGATTGTGTGGAAGCCCAAGTTccaacccactttttaaaactggagtgagctgagtaaaaatataaaatgcctCAGTTTTTTAGTAAAAAGGTCCAAAAAGCCAAAGTCCTAGGTGGCTGTGTAGACTATACAACTACTGAAAATACTCAAAATGTGCTTGAAAGTCATTCCTCGGTAATAAAGACTGACCTTCCGTTATTACATGCACTTGCACTGCTAAAGTTTCTCCATATCTTCCAGATTTTTGGACTCCACACCAATACCATCCGCTGTCTTTTTCAGATATTGATTGAATGGTAAGGACCAGTTGCTGATTCTCACATGATACACTCAGACCATCTTCACCACCATCAATTTTAACGGATACTTCATTGCAATCATTGTTATTCCATTTGCACCAATATTTCTTATAGGATTTGTACTTGCATGGATAGGAACATGTGATTTTAGCTGTTTCCCCATTCTTAACCTGCACTATTGTGCCAGCAGTCAATCCTTCatgattttctaaaaaaaataacagtAACACAATTGTATGATTGAAACAGTTTGTGAAAACATCCATCGCATAATGGAAAGTCATAATATGTTGATACTATGTTTAGTTCTTGCACCTTCAGAAATCTTGATTTGTACAGTTGAGGTTTGGTCATGTTTTCCATCAGTCAACACACACCAATACCAGCCTTCATCTATTTTAGTAATCTGGTTCATGAGGACCTGCATAGTTCCATTTGTAGTGTTATCATGAATAAGCAGTCTTCCCTCAAAAACATCCTTGATATAGCCATCTGTTTTAATGAGTGGCTCACAGCTCGAATCTTCCAATTTACACCAGAATTTAACAGTGTAGTTCTTTTTAGGATTGTAGTGGCACTGAGCAGACACTGATCCACCCAATCTGGTAGACAATAGTTTAGATCCCTGGGGTATATCAGTCTCTGTTGAAGACAAATATCAATATCACAGGACAATTATTACTGAttatgaaacttgcatgtacttcATTACTATCTTATTATATCACAGTTTTGCATTAGAAGAAAAACATCACACTGCGTAATTGTGAGAAAGGCCAATAGGAACTGTCAGACATTCATTAATTCTGATTATGAAGCAAACACATGCCAGGtacaatttatcttctgctcaccTTCATTGATCCTCAAATCAATCTCTGTAGTGTCTCCTTCACCTCCATAGTTACCCACACCACAGGAAAACCATCCAGAATCTTCAGTTCTCAATTGTATTATTTTGACAGTAAAACTTGCTGGCCTCTTTTCATCTCTTTGGAGAATGATTCTTCCTTGGTATGCAGTATCAATTGCTCCTGAACTATCAATAACAttcttgcagccatttttttctattttgcacAGATATTTCCTCAGTTCAGCATGTTGATCTCCAAATTCACAATGGAACTTCACTGCACCCCTCAACTGACCATAGACAAGTTCTGCTTCATTTGGAATGACTGAGTCTGCCAAAGAAATAAACTGAATCAGAATACTATTAAAAGTGTGcaacaaattaaaggggttgtctcacttcagtaagtggcatttctcatatagagaaagttaataccagacacttactaatgtattcttattagccatattgtctcctttgctggcttgattcattttcccatcacattatacactgcttgtttccatggttgctATCATAGGttactgctttttcctatagcgtcTAAGCATGACCACCATTGCTGGATTtcaggatggtcgtaaccatgaaaacgggcagtgtataatgtgattgaaaaataaatgcagccagcaaaggaggcaatatggacaatcacaatacattagtaagtaccttgtattaacttccttaacatgataaatactatttgctgaagtgagacacccctttaagttgtacCTCCCAAGATCAATTTAAAAACTGTTATACACCACAGCATGCTAATGAAATCCACAGTTATAATATGTGAAGAGTGTAACTATGTCCTTTAGGAACATGTGGCCTGTGCAGATGCAGCCTTGGCACTGATTTTGTAGGATAATGAAGAAAGTAAGATTAACAAGTGTAATGTACACTAGTAGGTATCTAAATAAGTGGCAGTTGGCGGTGTTGAAATTCCATGGTATCTGCAATGTGTCAGACAGTGATAAAAACCTCCTCTTAATTAACAGGTTGCCGACCTAGGACAAGAATGCTCATCCTAACTGGCCGGTACTTAACGCCTTAGGATGAGCATTTTCGTCCTAGGGTTAACCGGCTGCCCAACACGTGCTGCCGCGATCAGCAACAGGGGCCCGGCTGATActgacagctgggcccctgctttttccgccagcatcagtgaaaacacagatgctggtGGATTAACCTCTTGTATGCCGCGGTCACGGTGACTGCAGAATACAGGGGGTTTGCGGCAGCTTGTACATCCCTATGGGGTCCTCGTGCTgcggtgatggggacccgatggttgctatggcagccccgatgcctttaACAGGCATTgggactgccagctacggaagcccaggagatccagcccaagggctgggtctcctaggcaactgtcagcgtcttacagatgtattgtactgtattgaaACGGGGAACAGAGCCTGAAATGTTGATGTCCCATAGTGGaaccaatataaaaaaataataaaagtgacataaaagtgtttttaacaataaaaaaaataagttttaattagaaaaaaaagccccttccccataaaaagagacatataaaattgaaaaaaaaatttttaaaaaaattaaaaacacacatattaggcatcaccacgtccgtaaaaaactgctttataaaaaatattcca
Encoded proteins:
- the LOC120995061 gene encoding polymeric immunoglobulin receptor-like isoform X2, which produces MTSGLFLFGLACALIQNVESDTFVCPKEVTGKLEGSVSITCAYSTITKANKHSRKFVCQERGRSGKCQYTIASTNNYVHQNFFGRVSIEDNKNDGLVTITLSNLRKTDEGTYICGLGTDVNGIKAMFTLAVTEDSVIPNEAELVYGQLRGAVKFHCEFGDQHAELRKYLCKIEKNGCKNVIDSSGAIDTAYQGRIILQRDEKRPASFTVKIIQLRTEDSGWFSCGVGNYGGEGDTTEIDLRINEETDIPQGSKLLSTRLGGSVSAQCHYNPKKNYTVKFWCKLEDSSCEPLIKTDGYIKDVFEGRLLIHDNTTNGTMQVLMNQITKIDEGWYWCVLTDGKHDQTSTVQIKISEENHEGLTAGTIVQVKNGETAKITCSYPCKYKSYKKYWCKWNNNDCNEVSVKIDGGEDGLSVSCENQQLVLTIQSISEKDSGWYWCGVQKSGRYGETLAVQVHVITEEATSDVSDSKIKSRVNSVEKEIVNSHSENKQNSVLPAVLSVCAAGLVAAAVFFIIRYKRKRNSDLVSVGSYRTNISMTDLDNDIGKENPAVIGTQETDISNSKGVSRRS
- the LOC120995061 gene encoding polymeric immunoglobulin receptor-like isoform X1, whose translation is MTSGLFLFGLACALIQNVESDTFVCPKEVTGKLEGSVSITCAYSTITKANKHSRKFVCQERGRSGKCQYTIASTNNYVHQNFFGRVSIEDNKNDGLVTITLSNLRKTDEGTYICGLGTDVNGIKAMFTLAVTEDSVIPNEAELVYGQLRGAVKFHCEFGDQHAELRKYLCKIEKNGCKNVIDSSGAIDTAYQGRIILQRDEKRPASFTVKIIQLRTEDSGWFSCGVGNYGGEGDTTEIDLRINEETDIPQGSKLLSTRLGGSVSAQCHYNPKKNYTVKFWCKLEDSSCEPLIKTDGYIKDVFEGRLLIHDNTTNGTMQVLMNQITKIDEGWYWCVLTDGKHDQTSTVQIKISEENHEGLTAGTIVQVKNGETAKITCSYPCKYKSYKKYWCKWNNNDCNEVSVKIDGGEDGLSVSCENQQLVLTIQSISEKDSGWYWCGVQKSGRYGETLAVQVHVITEEATSDVSDSKIKSRVNSVEKEIVNSHSENKQNSVLPAVLSVCAAGLVAAAVFFIIRYKRKRNSDLVSVGSYRTNISMTDLDNDIGKENPAVIGTQETDISNSKDGAKIKKKGSQEDLDYSSFLIHHSGSPNEENAV